ATACGGCTGTTATTTTCACAAGTCGTAGTGCTGTTGATAATTTTTTCAGAATTGCAAAAGAGTTAAGAATTGAAGTTTCTGATACCATGAAATATTTCTGTATTTCAGAATCAACAGCCTTTTATCTTCAGAAATATGTTCAATACCGGAAACGTAAAATTTTTCATGGCAAGCAAAATTTTGCTGATTTAATAGATATTATTCGTAAACATAAAGGTGAAAAATTCCTTCTTCCCTGTTCAGATATCCACAAAGTCAGCATGTCGGAATTACTTGATAGCAATGAGATAGATTACACAAAAGCAGTTATTTACAAAACAGTTGCCAGTAATCTCTCAAAACTAGAGATTGAAAGATATGATATGTTGGTATTCTTCAGTCCGTCTGGAATAGCTTCACTTTTCAAAAACTTTCCCAATTACCAGCAGAATGGAGTAATCATTGCTGCTTTTGGTCCAACTACCTCAAGCGCAATTATAAATGCAGGCTTAAGACTTGATCTTTCTGCACCAACAAAAGCATCTCCTTCTATGACTATGGCCATTGAGGAATACATTCTTAATGAGAGCAAAAAGAAAAAGTAAGG
The Bacteroidota bacterium DNA segment above includes these coding regions:
- a CDS encoding uroporphyrinogen-III synthase, whose amino-acid sequence is MKIKNILVSQPKPLDLEKSPYGDLALKYKLNIEFYKFIKIEGIPAKDFRKDRVNIADHTAVIFTSRSAVDNFFRIAKELRIEVSDTMKYFCISESTAFYLQKYVQYRKRKIFHGKQNFADLIDIIRKHKGEKFLLPCSDIHKVSMSELLDSNEIDYTKAVIYKTVASNLSKLEIERYDMLVFFSPSGIASLFKNFPNYQQNGVIIAAFGPTTSSAIINAGLRLDLSAPTKASPSMTMAIEEYILNESKKKK